The following coding sequences are from one Paramormyrops kingsleyae isolate MSU_618 chromosome 21, PKINGS_0.4, whole genome shotgun sequence window:
- the nadkb gene encoding NAD kinase b isoform X2, which produces MEGAEELARRPSTSTEKDSSLAELVRPPRPKGRQGRSPRRRRDAKRRLDDQGRQPCGMERRRLPGQPENAEPPASTAETAGTSPKRWDRCRRAHFLHGPYPATHFGPKACILPNPTSVMHIQDPASQRLTWNKPPEHVLVIRKIRDKNLLEPFKELCKFLIEEKQLVVYVEKKVADDATLSQDETFGAIGNQLCIFREGYDDISDCIDLIICLGGDGTLLYASSLFQGSVPPVMAFHLGSLGFLMPFRFESYKTEVAKVFEGNAAITLRSRLKVKVVKGTSQKMLQSYMAENGTSSSKGNPRAGEDSDAGKVTLQLQVLNEVVVDRGPSSYLSNVDLYLDGRLITSVQGDGVIVSTPTGSTAYAAAAGASMIHPNVPAIMVTPICPHSLSFRPIVVPAGVELMITLSPDARNTVWVSFDGRKRQEIRHGNSIKITTSCYPVPSICCHDLVYDWFESLAECLHWNVRKKQAQLIDVTDDSDTEN; this is translated from the exons ATGGAAGGAGCGGAAGAGCTCGCACGACGCCCATCTACATCCACCGAGAAGGACAGCAGCCTGGCCGAACTGGTGAGACCTCCCAGGCCGAAGGGGAGGCAGGGCAGGTCGCCCAGGAGACGCCGCGACGCCAAAAGGCGCCTCGATGATCAGGGGCGGCAGCCCTGCGGGATGGAGAGACGGCGGTTACCGGGGCAACCGGAAAACGCCGAACCTCCAGCATCCACAGCCGAGACAGCTGGCACCTCTCCGAAGAGATGGGATAGATGCAG GCGGGCACACTTTCTTCATGGACCATACCCAGCTACACATTTTGGACCTAAAGCTTGCATTCTTCCCAACCCCACTTCCGTCAT GCATATCCAGGACCCTGCTAGCCAGCGTCTTACCTGGAATAAGCCTCCAGAACATGTCCTGGTCATCAGGAAGATTCGCGACAAGAACCTGTTGGAACCGTTCAAAGAGCTGTGCAAGTTCCTGATTGAG GAGAAACAGCTGGTGGTCTACGTCGAGAAGAAGGTGGCAGACGACGCGACCCTGTCTCAGGACGAGACCTTCGGCGCCATCGGAAACCAGCTGTGTATCTTCAGAGAAG GCTATGATGACATTTCGGACTGTATAGACCTGATCATCTGCCTGGGAGGGGACGGCACCTTGCTGTATGCATCCTCTCTGTTCCAG GGCAGTGTCCCCCCCGTCATGGCTTTCCATCTGGGCTCCCTGGGTTTCCTCATGCCGTTCAGGTTCGAGTCCTACAAGACGGAGGTGGCCAAGGTATTTGAAG GGAATGCAGCCATCACCCTGCGCAGCCGTCTGAAAGTGAAGGTGGTGAAGGGCACATCTCAGAAGATGCTTCAGTCCTACATGGCGGAGAACGGCACCTCGTCCTCTAAGGGGAACCCCCGTGCTGGAGAGGACAGTGACGCCGGAAAGGTCACCCTGCAGCTGCAG GTTCTGAATGAGGTTGTGGTGGACAGAGGTCCCTCTTCCTACCTCTCCAACGTGGACCTGTATCTCGACGGCAGGCTGATCACCTCAGTGCAGGGAGATG GTGTGATCGTGTCCACGCCCACCGGCAGCACCGCCTACGCCGCAGCGGCCGGCGCCTCCATGATCCACCCCAACGTACCCGCTATCATGGTGACACCCATCTGCCCACACTCACTGTCCTTCCGGCCCATCGTGGTACCTGCTGGCGTGGAACTCATG atAACTTTGTCCCCAGATGCCCGAAACACAGTCTGGGTTTCCTTTGATGGCAGGAAGAGACAGGAAATCCGGCATGGAAATAG CATTAAGATAACAACGTCCTGCTATCCCGTTCCGTCGATCTGCTGCCACGATCTGGTGTACGACTGGTTCGAGAGCCTGGCCGAGTGTCTGCACTGGAACGTCCGCAAGAAGCAAGCCCAGCTGATCGACGTCACGGATGACTCCGATACAGAGAACTGA
- the nadkb gene encoding NAD kinase b isoform X1 gives MHPLCSSSRREDLILVCWMEGAEELARRPSTSTEKDSSLAELVRPPRPKGRQGRSPRRRRDAKRRLDDQGRQPCGMERRRLPGQPENAEPPASTAETAGTSPKRWDRCRRAHFLHGPYPATHFGPKACILPNPTSVMHIQDPASQRLTWNKPPEHVLVIRKIRDKNLLEPFKELCKFLIEEKQLVVYVEKKVADDATLSQDETFGAIGNQLCIFREGYDDISDCIDLIICLGGDGTLLYASSLFQGSVPPVMAFHLGSLGFLMPFRFESYKTEVAKVFEGNAAITLRSRLKVKVVKGTSQKMLQSYMAENGTSSSKGNPRAGEDSDAGKVTLQLQVLNEVVVDRGPSSYLSNVDLYLDGRLITSVQGDGVIVSTPTGSTAYAAAAGASMIHPNVPAIMVTPICPHSLSFRPIVVPAGVELMITLSPDARNTVWVSFDGRKRQEIRHGNSIKITTSCYPVPSICCHDLVYDWFESLAECLHWNVRKKQAQLIDVTDDSDTEN, from the exons ATGCATCCTCTCTGTTCCAG TTCTCGGCGTGAGGATTTAATTCTGGTTTGCTGGATGGAAGGAGCGGAAGAGCTCGCACGACGCCCATCTACATCCACCGAGAAGGACAGCAGCCTGGCCGAACTGGTGAGACCTCCCAGGCCGAAGGGGAGGCAGGGCAGGTCGCCCAGGAGACGCCGCGACGCCAAAAGGCGCCTCGATGATCAGGGGCGGCAGCCCTGCGGGATGGAGAGACGGCGGTTACCGGGGCAACCGGAAAACGCCGAACCTCCAGCATCCACAGCCGAGACAGCTGGCACCTCTCCGAAGAGATGGGATAGATGCAG GCGGGCACACTTTCTTCATGGACCATACCCAGCTACACATTTTGGACCTAAAGCTTGCATTCTTCCCAACCCCACTTCCGTCAT GCATATCCAGGACCCTGCTAGCCAGCGTCTTACCTGGAATAAGCCTCCAGAACATGTCCTGGTCATCAGGAAGATTCGCGACAAGAACCTGTTGGAACCGTTCAAAGAGCTGTGCAAGTTCCTGATTGAG GAGAAACAGCTGGTGGTCTACGTCGAGAAGAAGGTGGCAGACGACGCGACCCTGTCTCAGGACGAGACCTTCGGCGCCATCGGAAACCAGCTGTGTATCTTCAGAGAAG GCTATGATGACATTTCGGACTGTATAGACCTGATCATCTGCCTGGGAGGGGACGGCACCTTGCTGTATGCATCCTCTCTGTTCCAG GGCAGTGTCCCCCCCGTCATGGCTTTCCATCTGGGCTCCCTGGGTTTCCTCATGCCGTTCAGGTTCGAGTCCTACAAGACGGAGGTGGCCAAGGTATTTGAAG GGAATGCAGCCATCACCCTGCGCAGCCGTCTGAAAGTGAAGGTGGTGAAGGGCACATCTCAGAAGATGCTTCAGTCCTACATGGCGGAGAACGGCACCTCGTCCTCTAAGGGGAACCCCCGTGCTGGAGAGGACAGTGACGCCGGAAAGGTCACCCTGCAGCTGCAG GTTCTGAATGAGGTTGTGGTGGACAGAGGTCCCTCTTCCTACCTCTCCAACGTGGACCTGTATCTCGACGGCAGGCTGATCACCTCAGTGCAGGGAGATG GTGTGATCGTGTCCACGCCCACCGGCAGCACCGCCTACGCCGCAGCGGCCGGCGCCTCCATGATCCACCCCAACGTACCCGCTATCATGGTGACACCCATCTGCCCACACTCACTGTCCTTCCGGCCCATCGTGGTACCTGCTGGCGTGGAACTCATG atAACTTTGTCCCCAGATGCCCGAAACACAGTCTGGGTTTCCTTTGATGGCAGGAAGAGACAGGAAATCCGGCATGGAAATAG CATTAAGATAACAACGTCCTGCTATCCCGTTCCGTCGATCTGCTGCCACGATCTGGTGTACGACTGGTTCGAGAGCCTGGCCGAGTGTCTGCACTGGAACGTCCGCAAGAAGCAAGCCCAGCTGATCGACGTCACGGATGACTCCGATACAGAGAACTGA